One stretch of Erpetoichthys calabaricus chromosome 14, fErpCal1.3, whole genome shotgun sequence DNA includes these proteins:
- the LOC114665198 gene encoding BTB/POZ domain-containing protein 17-like — translation MAGGARGNLVVRIQIGVLFAAFCSRSPTSSAAQKVENPLEGSTTTLINHSQALVQRLEALLTHGNGSDVSLRVQTMHSDEVKVFQAHTLVLSLQSEIFEELLLHRNASTLMLREPADCASVFDKFIRYLYCGEISILLEQAITLHKLASKYRVLPLQQGLSHYMMQHLSSDSPHGHVVSWYHYAKQIGDVALRDSCLQYLSWNLSSVIQSGEWPAVSDDLLLSLLQRSDLVLHSELELFGAVENWIGNNQPMGTTIENALRSLRYAMIPPQHLFRLQRQSPVLLKYHEAVRDLLFMSFQFHSASPLQLAKYFDVNCSLFTPRNYLSPAWGSPWFINNPTRDDRSTSFQTQLGPSGHDSTKKVTWNALFSPRWLPVSIRPVYTDHGAVQTIRGEDGRPRIIVTPATSSVDFAGVSFQKTVIVTARQQGKVVVRNVYNFHQSTEENGDFLMQADLHRRGSEYLIDNSLHLHIIVKPTYHSLIKTKK, via the exons ATGGCTGGAGGCGCCAGAGGAAACCTTGTAGTCCGAATCCAAATAGGCGTTCTCTTTGCAGCTTTCTGCTCCCGAAGTCCAACTTCCAGTGCAG CTCAGAAGGTAGAGAATCCCCTAGAAGGCAGCACAACGACGTTAATCAATCACTCTCAGGCCCTTGTGCAGCGACTCGAGGCCCTGCTGACCCATGGAAATGGCAGTGATGTCTCCCTGCGGGTGCAGACGATGCACTCTGACGAAGTCAAGGTGTTTCAGGCCCACACCCTGGTGCTGTCCCTCCAGAGCGAGATCTTCGAAGAGCTTCTGCTGCACCGCAACGCAAGCACTCTGATGCTGAGAGAGCCTGCCGACTGTGCCAGCGTCTTCGACAAGTTCATCAG GTACCTCTACTGTGGCGAGATCTCCATCCTTCTCGAGCAGGCCATTACTCTGCATAAGCTGGCCAGTAAGTACCGTGTGCTCCCACTGCAGCAAGGCCTAAGCCATTATATGATGCAGCACCTGTCCAGCGACTCTCCGCATGGCCACGTGGTCAGCTGGTACCACTATGCCAAGCAGATTGGCGACGTGGCCCTCAGGGACAGCTGTCTGCAGTACCTCTCCTGGAATTTGTCTTCTGTCATCCAGAGCGGAGAGTGGCCGGCCGTGAGTGACGATCTGCTGCTCTCCTTGTTGCAGCGTTCCGACCTTGTCCTCCACAGTGAGCTGGAGCTCTTTGGCGCTGTGGAGAACTGGATCGGGAATAACCAGCCGATGGGGACGACCATCGAGAACGCCCTGAGATCCCTGCGTTATGCCATGATTCCTCCGCAGCACCTGTTCCGCCTGCAGAGACAGTCCCCCGTGCTCCTTAAATACCACGAGGCCGTGCGAGATCTGCTTTTCATGAGTTTCCAGTTCCATTCCGCCTCCCCGCTCCAGCTTGCCAAGTACTTTGATGTCAACTGTAGCCTCTTCACTCCAAGGAACTACCTCTCCCCAGCCTGGGGCTCTCCATGGTTTATCAACAATCCCACCAGGGATGACCGCAGTACCAGCTTTCAAACTCAGCTAGGTCCCAGCGGCCATGACTCCACCAAGAAGGTGACGTGGAATGCCCTCTTCTCTCCGCGCTGGTTACCTGTGAGCATACGCCCGGTCTACACGGATCACGGCGCAGTGCAGACAATCCGAGGAGAAGATGGCCGCCCACGAATCATCGTCACTCCGGCTACCTCCAGCGTGGACTTTGCAGGGGTCAGTTTCCAAAAAACAGTGATTGTGACCGCCCGGCAACAGGGCAAAGTGGTGGTCCGCAACGTCTACAACTTCCACCAGAGCACGGAAGAGAACGGAGACTTCCTGATGCAGGCTGATCTGCACCGCCGGGGCTCAGAATATCTAATTGACAACTCCTTGCACCTCCACATCATCGTCAAGCCCACGTACCACTCTCTGATCAAGACAAAGAAGTGA